The following is a genomic window from Chitinophaga caseinilytica.
GGCGTTCGGCAATTCGGCCGGGCGCGCGGTTTCGGGGATGAGGCCGGCTTCTCCCTGCTCCAGATGCGCCAGGATGCCGGAAGCCACGCGGTCGCGGAGTTGATATTTATCAATGATGGCCAGGGCATCGGTAAACGTAGTGTGGTCGGCCACGGTAGGCCCGGAACCGATCACCGCGGGGTCGTTGCCCGGCACGTCGGATAAGAGGATGGAATGCACACTGGCGGGATGGATGGCCCTGGCCAGCTGGCCGCCCTTGATGGCGGAAAGGTGCTTGCGGACGGTGTTCATCTCCGCGATATCGGCCCCGCTGTTCAGCAGGAGCTGGAAGGCATGTTGCAGCTCTTCCATGGAAGCGCCGGGCGGAACGTCGGCCAGCAGGGCGGAGGCGCCGCCGGAAAGCAGGAAAACCACATGGTCGTCCGGTTTCAGGCCCGCCGCAAGTTGTAGCATGGTAGTGCCCGCGATGAGGCTGTTGATATCCGGGACGGGATGCCCCGCAACGATGAGCCCGGTTTTTTGTAAGGGAACGTCCGGCGAATGGCTGGATACGGCGAAACCCTGGTTCAGCCGCTCCCCCAGGATGCGCTCGGCCTCGAATGCCATGGCTGCGGCGGCTTTACCGGCAGCCAGCAGGAAAATGCGGCCGTCGCCCGGAGGAGGAGAAGGCAGGTGGAGGGGAACGAAGTGCCGCGGCTGAACGGCCGCTACGGCATGTAGAAAAATGGTTTCCGCGTCGCGTCTTGCGGCGGCGCTCATCCGGCGGAGGTTTTGCGCGCTTCCTTCTTGTCTTGCTTACGGTCCATCTTCTTTTCCATATCCGCTTTCTTCTTCAATTCCCAATCATTCCATTTTTTGTATTGCGATGGACTGAGCACTTCCTGGAAGCGGCGGTTACGGTCGCTGTCGAGCTCCTGGTACCGCTGCATGCGCTGGCGGGCGCTGAGCGTGGTGTTTTTCTTCGCGGCATCCCTTTTCCGGGCAATGTCTTCGTTAATGTCGTAAATGGCCTTCCGCTGGTCTTTGGTGAGGTCCAGTTCGCGGTAGAGCTTGTCGCTCATCTTGTCTGCCTTGCCTGCAGCGTCCCAGCGGTGGCCGCGGGCGTGCGTCGAATCCTGGGCCTGTGCGGCGAATGTGAGCGCCGCAAACAGTACCGTCATGAGCCAAATCTTGTTTTTCATATACTGATGCCGTGTGTTGATACCTGAAAGATACCGCTCGTAAAAATTTATTCCAAAATAGTAGGTTCCGCGGTCAATCATTTATTAAATTTAACACTTGTAGCTGTATTGTTACCTGGTCGCCGTGCTTTTTCCAGATCTATCCTGTGCCGGCGCGTGTCGTATTCAGCCATCATCTAAACGTATCTTAATCAACCTGCCATGAAAGCAAGTAAATTTCCTGCCGGCGCACCCGTGCCGGAGCCGGGGATGCAGCATCGCCGCCAACTTTTAACGCGGTGGGCCATCGGCGCAGTATGCGGTCTGTCGGCTTTATTGCCGGCCACGGGCGCACTGGGCCAGCAGACCTTCCCCGTCAACGGCGTGGCCGAGCCCCGCGAAGGCTGTTACGCCTTCACCCATGCCACCATCGTTAAAGACGCGAAAACGACTTTGAAAGACGCAACCCTCGTTATCCGCGACGGAAAGATCGTGGCCGCCGGCCCCGGTGCCGCGGTCCCGAAAGACGCCGTGGTGGTCGATTGCCAGGGGAAGTTCATCTATCCCTCGTTCATCGACATCTACAGCGATTACGGAATGCCCTCCAACCAGCGGGGCGGTTCCGGCCGAGGATCGCAGCAATTCATTTCCGCTACCCGGGGCGCCTATAACTGGAACCAGTCCATCAAGCCGGAAGTGAACGCCGCACAACTTTTCGGGGCGGATGCCGGCAAAGCGGAAACACTCCGTGGACAAGGGTTCGGCGTCGTTCTTACGCATCAGCAAGACG
Proteins encoded in this region:
- a CDS encoding glycerate kinase type-2 family protein, encoding MSAAARRDAETIFLHAVAAVQPRHFVPLHLPSPPPGDGRIFLLAAGKAAAAMAFEAERILGERLNQGFAVSSHSPDVPLQKTGLIVAGHPVPDINSLIAGTTMLQLAAGLKPDDHVVFLLSGGASALLADVPPGASMEELQHAFQLLLNSGADIAEMNTVRKHLSAIKGGQLARAIHPASVHSILLSDVPGNDPAVIGSGPTVADHTTFTDALAIIDKYQLRDRVASGILAHLEQGEAGLIPETARPAELPNATHVLAASNRIALEAAAQKADALGYHAHILTDHATGKARDLAAELVNAALSYKGPFPACLLAGGESTVQVTGNGLGGRNQELALAAGLLIKDHPRITFLSAGTDGIDGPTDAAGAVIDAGTLAQGPDPLPFLENNDSWHYFHQTQTHIRTGPTNTNVMDLAIILVQGIAND